A window of the Tenebrio molitor chromosome 1, icTenMoli1.1, whole genome shotgun sequence genome harbors these coding sequences:
- the LOC138141430 gene encoding uncharacterized protein, whose protein sequence is MKALSELRKDKDIVILRADKGNITVIMDQNEYNDKISQLLDPEHYTKLKKDPTPTIERRTREIIKQSSIPQQEQRALLPSSTRPPRLYGLPKIHKEECPLRPIVSTMGSPTYNLAKYLAKHLQTYVGHTDSFVKNSLHFVESIRNVRLDTTDILVSFDVVSLFTNVPVEDSVEIIKQSLITQGLREDIPELVRFCLTSTYFLWKGNYYEQKEGAAMGSPLSPVIANLFMETFEQEALELAPLKPKLWKRYVDDTFVVWPHGRESLDQFLNHLNSLHSSIKFTMEIEENNQIPFLDVLVTRDKNQLRHTVYRKKTHSDRYLNAQSHHHPQQKRALMKTLFHRAETICDEDSKERELKHIKWALKCNGFSDRDIRFARKVRQHTEQQTYQKFACLPYVQGVTDRIRKILEKRNIGTRFTTEKKISQILPTPKDKLPLFQSEGIYKVECLCGKCYIGQTGRSIQCRLKEHSRAIKQYDKEKSALAEHKFEDGDHTFDLEKTVVLAKTSKYHQRLIREAIEIRKNPNNFNRDQGVELSSTWNSVIRPCTHPPTNFSHRATPTTPTTNPTGTTPTTNHINSPTRNRPHQFIYKLRRR, encoded by the coding sequence ATGAAAGCACTCAGTGAACTCAGAAAAGATAAGGACATCGTCATCTTACGAGCGGATAAAGGCAACATAACCGTCATAATGGACCAGAATGAATACAATGACAAAATTAGCCAACTATTAGATCCCGAAcattacaccaaattaaagAAAGACCCCACACCTACAATAGAACGTCGAACCAGagaaattattaaacaatCCTCAATCCCCCAACAGGAACAGCGCGCCCTTCTACCATCATCTACCAGACCACCCCGTTTATATGGACTCCCGAAGATTCATAAGGAAGAATGCCCTCTACGACCAATTGTGTCCACTATGGGAAGCCCTACCTACAATCTGGCAAAGTATCTTGCTAAACATCTTCAAACATACGTAGGACACACAGATTCTTTCGTAAAAAACTCATTACATTTTGTTGAATCAATCAGGAATGTGAGATTGGACACTACAGATATCTTGGTCAGCTTCGATGTAGTTTCCTTGTTCACCAACGTACCCGTCGAAGACTCGGTCGAGATAATCAAACAGAGTTTGATAACACAAGGACTACGGGAAGATATTCCGGAATTGGTACGGTTCTGCTTAACATCAACATATTTCCTATGGAAAGGAAATTACTACGAACAGAAGGAAGGAGCAGCAATGGGATCCCCACTATCTccggtcatagccaacttatTCATGGAAACTTTCGAACAGGAAGCCCTTGAGTTAGCTCCACTTAAGCCGAAACTTTGGAAACGGTACGTGGATGATACATTTGTTGTATGGCCACATGGACGTGAATCATTAGATCAATTCTTGAACCACCTGAACAGCCTCCATTCATCCATAAAATTCACAATGGAAATAGAAGAGAACAACCAGATTCCTTTTTTGGATGTGTTGGTAACACGGGACAAAAACCAGCTTCGTCAcacagtttatagaaagaaaaCACATTCTGACAGATACCTCAATGCACAATCTCACCATCACCCACAACAGAAAAGAGCCTTGATGAAAACTTTATTCCATCGTGCTGAAACCATCTGTGATGAAGACAGTAAAGAACGGGAATTGAAACATATTAAGTGGGCGCTGAAATGCAATGGTTTCTCGGACAGGGACATTCGATTTGCAAGAAAAGTTAGACAACACACCGAACAACAAACTTACCAGAAATTTGCTTGCCTCCCATATGTGCAAGGAGTAACGGACcgtattaggaaaattttggaGAAGAGAAACATTGGAACCAGGTTTACCACGGAAAAGAAAATCTCTCAGATCCTTCCAACACCTAAGGATAAACTCCCCCTGTTCCAGTCTGAAGGGATTTACAAAGTAGAATGCCTGTGCGGGAAATGCTACATCGGACAAACAGGACGTTCAATACAATGTCGATTAAAGGAACATAGTAGGGCCATCAAGCAGTATGATAAGGAGAAATCAGCATTGGCGGAACACAAATTCGAAGATGGAGACCACACGTTCGACCTTGAAAAAACAGTAGTTCTGGCTAAAACATCCAAATACCATCAAAGATTAATAAGGGAAGCAATCGAGattagaaaaaatccaaataatttcaacagagACCAAGGGGTTGAGCTTTCTAGCACGTGGAATTCCGTCATTCGACCATGTACGCACCCCCCCACTAACTTCAGTCACCGAGCCACGCCTACCACCCCCACCACCAATCCCACGGGGACCACTCCCACCACCAACCATATAAATAGCCCAACACGGAATAGACCACACCAGTTTATTTACAAGCTCCGAAGAAGATAG
- the LOC138125537 gene encoding uncharacterized protein translates to MKALSELRKDKDIVILRADKGNITVIMDQNEYNDKISQLLDPEHYTKLKKDPTPTIERRTREIIKQSSIPQQEQRALLPSSTRPPRLYGLPKIHKEECPLRPIVSTMGSPTYNLAKYLAKHLQTYVGHTDSFVKNSLHFVESIRNVRLDTTDILVSFDVVSLFTNVPVEDSVEIIKQSLITQGLREDIPELVRFCLTSTYFLWKGNYYEQKEGAAMGSPLSPVIANLFMETFEQEALELAPLKPKLWKRYVDDTFVVWPHGRESLDQFLNHLNSLHSSIKFTMEIEENNQIPFLDVLVTRDKNQLRHTVYRKKTHSDRYLNAQSHHHPQQKRALMKTLLHRAETICDEDSKERELKHIKWALKCNGFSDRDIRFARKVRQHTEQQTYQKFACLPYVQGVTDRIRKILEKRNIGTRFTTEKKISQILPTPKDKLPLFQSEGIYKVECLCGKCYIGQTGRSIQCRLKEHSRAIKQYDKEKSALAEHKFEDGDHTFDLEKTSIPDLHISCNRIRPRIVNLAIKPKGSKIDITNLRTFLFAELESV, encoded by the exons ATGAAAGCACTCAGTGAACTCAGAAAAGATAAGGACATCGTCATCTTACGAGCGGATAAAGGCAACATAACCGTCATAATGGACCAGAATGAATACAATGACAAAATTAGCCAACTATTAGATCCCGAAcattacaccaaattaaagAAAGACCCCACACCTACAATAGAACGTCGAACCAGagaaattattaaacaatCCTCAATCCCCCAACAGGAACAGCGCGCCCTTCTACCATCATCTACCAGACCACCCCGTTTATATGGACTCCCGAAGATTCATAAGGAAGAATGCCCTCTACGACCAATTGTGTCCACTATGGGAAGCCCTACCTACAATCTGGCAAAGTATCTTGCTAAACATCTTCAAACATACGTAGGACACACAGATTCTTTCGTAAAAAACTCATTACATTTTGTTGAATCAATCAGGAATGTGAGATTGGACACTACAGATATCTTGGTCAGCTTCGATGTAGTTTCCTTGTTCACCAACGTACCCGTCGAAGACTCGGTCGAGATAATCAAACAGAGTTTGATAACACAAGGACTACGGGAAGATATTCCGGAATTGGTACGGTTCTGCTTAACATCAACATATTTCCTATGGAAAGGAAATTACTACGAACAGAAGGAAGGAGCAGCAATGGGATCCCCACTATCTccggtcatagccaacttatTCATGGAAACTTTCGAACAGGAAGCCCTTGAGTTAGCTCCACTTAAGCCGAAACTTTGGAAACGGTACGTGGATGATACATTTGTTGTATGGCCACATGGACGTGAATCATTAGATCAATTCTTGAACCACCTGAACAGCCTCCATTCATCCATAAAATTCACAATGGAAATAGAAGAGAACAACCAGATTCCTTTTTTGGATGTGTTGGTAACACGGGACAAAAACCAGCTTCGTCAcacagtttatagaaagaaaaCACATTCTGACAGATACCTCAATGCACAATCTCACCATCACCCACAACAGAAAAGAGCCTTGATGAAAACTTTACTCCATCGTGCTGAAACCATCTGTGATGAAGACAGTAAAGAACGGGAATTGAAACATATTAAGTGGGCGCTGAAATGCAATGGTTTCTCGGACAGGGACATTCGATTTGCAAGAAAAGTTAGACAACACACCGAACAACAAACTTACCAGAAATTTGCTTGCCTCCCATATGTGCAAGGAGTAACGGACcgtattaggaaaattttggaGAAGAGAAACATTGGAACCAGGTTTACCACGGAAAAGAAAATCTCTCAGATCCTTCCAACACCTAAGGATAAACTCCCCCTGTTCCAGTCTGAAGGGATTTACAAAGTAGAATGCCTGTGCGGGAAATGCTACATCGGACAAACAGGACGTTCAATACAATGTCGATTAAAGGAACATAGTAGGGCCATCAAGCAGTATGATAAGGAGAAATCAGCATTGGCGGAACACAAATTCGAAGATGGAGACCACACGTTCGACCTTGAAAAAACA TCGATCCCCGATCTCCATATTTCTTGCAACAGAATACGCCCACGTATCGTGAACTTGGCGATCAAACCTAAAGGGTCGAAAATCGACATTACCAATTTAAGGACGTTCCTCTTC GCGGAACTGGAAAGTGTCTGA
- the LOC138133832 gene encoding spermatogenesis-associated protein 17-like, with product MASVFHLCCDAFNIKQRIVKKYLDYAESDKKLYFSAVAIQRTWRGYAVRKMIKNWHKQATTIQKYVRGWLVRLHLPDLLKAHYYDLSVAYYNEQATKIQAAWRGYCTRKIFLSIKALLAERQEIEQVSKEMQEQIRKAFEKLRETEWNQTRQSIEKILMILFERHHLLRTRIQEGIFSIHGSFELSCIERILQSFPFTQYMKELHKLLHREDLSAEHQKEKKRFDLNTNVKPKPYERMLLSQD from the exons ATGGCATCAGTATTTCATTTATGTTGTGACGCATTTAATATTAAACAGCGAatcgtgaaaaaatattt GGACTATGCAGAAagcgataaaaaattatatttctcaGCGGTGGCCATTCAGCGAACATGGCGAGGTTACGCTGTTcgcaaaatgataaaaaactGGCACAAGCAAGCAACCACCATTCAGAAATACGTACGAGGATGGTTAGTTCGACTTCACTTACCGGACCTTCTGAAGGCGCATTACTATGATTTAAGTGTTGCTTATTACAACGAACAAGCAACGAAAATTCAAGCAGCTTGGCGAGGTTACTGC acGCGAAAGATTTTCCTCTCTATCAAAGCTTTATTAGCAGAACGACAAGAAATTGAACAAGTGTCAAAAGAAATGCAAGAACAAATTAGAAAAGCTTTCGAAAAACTACGTGAGACAGAATGGAATCAAACACGTCAGAgtatcgaaaaaattttgatgaTCCTATTTGAGAGACACCATCTGTTAAGAACAAGAATTCAAGAAGGAATTTTTTCCATACATGGATCATT CGAGTTGTCTTGCATAGAACGAATATTACAAAGTTTTCCATTCACACAATATATGAAAGAACTACATAAGTTGTTACATCGAGAAGACCTTTCTGCGGAgcatcaaaaagaaaagaagag ATTTGATTTAAATACAAATGTAAAACCCAAACCGTACGAAAGAATGTTATTATCACaagattaa